In Bacteroidales bacterium, the DNA window TACGCACCTCGCTGTTTATTGAAACTGATACGGAAATGATTTTCCGGGCGGCAAAAACAGGCACCGATCGCGTGGAACTTTATACCGAGCCTTATGCAGCCAATTATGAAAAAGACAGGGAAGCAGCCATCAAACCATTCATTGAAGCCGCTAAAGCGGCTGCCGAAGCCGGACTTGGCCTCAATGCCGGACACGACCTTAACCTCAACAACCTACGATATTTTAAAGACAATATAACCGGCTTGATGGAGGTTTCCATCGGCCACGCCCTCATTTCCGACGCTCTCTACCTCGGGTTGGAAAACACGGTGCAACTGTATCTTGAAAGGTTGAAGTATTGAAGTTCGAAGTTTGGCGTTCGATGTTCCGGGTTTGATGTTCCGCGTAGGGCTTGTTGCGATCAGTTTTAAGATCGTTGTAACACTTCAAAATTCTATGATTCAAATGTTCTTTGTTCTAATGTTCTATTGTTCTACTGTTCAAACTCATAAATCTCCATAATTTTGAAACTCTTCTTCAGAAAATTTGGATCTGGCGAGCCGGTCATCATCCTCCACGGTTTGTTTGGCATTTCCGATAATTGGGTCACACATGCCAAACGATTGGCCGAAAAATATGAGGTATATGTTCCCGATCTGCGTAATCACGGTCATTCGCCTCACAGTTCCACCTTTAACTATTACGCTATGGTGGACGATCTCAGGGAATTCATGAATGAACACGGGCTTGAAAAAGCCATGATCATCGGCCACAGTATGGGGGGCAAGGTGGCTATGAATTTTGCCATCGAGCATCCTTACATGGTTCAGAAGCTTGTGATTGTTGATATTAGTCCGAGGGCGTATTCCACCCGCAGCATTCATGAAGATATTATTTCAGCCATGGAATCGGTG includes these proteins:
- a CDS encoding alpha/beta fold hydrolase; this translates as MKLFFRKFGSGEPVIILHGLFGISDNWVTHAKRLAEKYEVYVPDLRNHGHSPHSSTFNYYAMVDDLREFMNEHGLEKAMIIGHSMGGKVAMNFAIEHPYMVQKLVIVDISPRAYSTRSIHEDIISAMESVNFDEVDYRKDVEEKLKSHIASERIRWFILKNLHRLNRGRLAWRINISDIAANMDQIAKGIVFNGAYPGPTMFVRGSESDYITEKDEHLIFEYFPNATIETIEGAAHWVHADAPEELCDLLSSFFGKECKL